A single window of Mycolicibacterium madagascariense DNA harbors:
- a CDS encoding SCO1664 family protein gives MTPTPERDGDDEVIRCGDLTVIGRIRSASNATFLCEANYGERQAHCVYKPVAGEAPLWDFPDGTLAGREVSAYLVSAAMGWNVVPYTVVRDGPAGRGMVQRWVDQPGDALDDGDPVDEPPAGPDLVDLLPVDGIPPGFLPIVQAYDYAGAEVTLVHADDDRLRRMAVFDVLINNADRKGGHILSCVDGNVYGVDHGVSLHTEDKLRTVLWGWAGKPVDDEALAAVAVLRDALLGDLDETLRPHLTHREIDALYARAVGLLAHPVMPSPNRRRPIPWPAF, from the coding sequence ATGACGCCGACACCTGAGCGCGACGGTGACGACGAGGTCATCCGCTGCGGCGACCTGACGGTGATCGGACGTATTCGATCGGCGAGCAACGCGACGTTCCTCTGCGAGGCGAACTACGGGGAGCGTCAGGCCCACTGCGTGTACAAGCCGGTCGCCGGCGAGGCGCCGCTGTGGGACTTCCCGGACGGCACCCTGGCGGGCCGCGAGGTGTCGGCGTACCTGGTGTCGGCCGCCATGGGCTGGAACGTGGTGCCCTACACCGTGGTTCGCGACGGCCCGGCCGGACGCGGCATGGTGCAGCGGTGGGTGGATCAGCCCGGTGACGCCCTCGACGACGGGGATCCGGTCGACGAACCACCGGCCGGGCCCGATCTGGTGGACCTGCTGCCCGTGGACGGCATCCCGCCGGGGTTCCTGCCCATCGTGCAGGCCTACGACTACGCCGGTGCCGAGGTGACCCTCGTCCACGCCGACGACGACCGGCTGCGGCGGATGGCCGTGTTCGACGTCCTCATCAACAACGCCGATCGCAAGGGCGGGCACATCCTGTCCTGCGTGGACGGCAACGTGTACGGCGTCGACCACGGCGTCAGCCTGCACACCGAGGACAAGCTGCGCACGGTGCTGTGGGGCTGGGCGGGCAAGCCCGTCGACGACGAGGCACTGGCGGCCGTGGCGGTTCTGCGGGACGCGCTGCTGGGTGACCTGGACGAGACGCTGCGCCCACACCTCACCCACCGCGAGATCGACGCGCTGTACGCCAGGGCCGTCGGTCTGCTCGCGCATCCGGTGATGCCGTCGCCGAACCGGCGCCGACCCATTCCCTGGCCGGCCTTCTAG
- a CDS encoding SDR family oxidoreductase produces MGSVAGKVVFITGGAAGVGAEAARRLHAKGARLLLTDVDDAALATLASSLGGDRVLTAHADVRDLASMQKAAAAAVERFGGIDVVVANAGIASYGSVLQVDPEAFKRLLDVNVLGVFHTVRAALPSLIERRGYVLIVSSLAAFAAAPGLAPYNASKAAVEQFANALRLEVAHRGVAVGSAHMSWIDTAMVRDTRADLSTFGEMLSKLPFPLNATTSVSKCGAAFVAGIENRKRRVYCPGWVGAVRWLRPVLSTPVGEAPVQRFVADLLPRMDAEVAALGRSTSQHTEALEHAGPGD; encoded by the coding sequence ATGGGTTCAGTCGCGGGGAAGGTCGTGTTCATCACCGGTGGCGCCGCCGGCGTCGGCGCGGAGGCCGCCCGTCGGCTGCACGCCAAGGGCGCCCGGCTGCTGCTGACCGACGTCGACGACGCGGCGCTCGCGACGCTGGCCTCCTCGCTCGGCGGTGACCGGGTGCTGACGGCCCATGCCGACGTCCGCGACCTGGCCTCGATGCAGAAGGCCGCCGCCGCGGCCGTCGAGCGCTTCGGCGGCATCGACGTCGTGGTCGCCAACGCCGGGATCGCCAGCTACGGCTCGGTCCTGCAGGTCGACCCCGAGGCGTTCAAGCGGCTGCTGGACGTCAACGTGCTCGGCGTCTTCCACACCGTGCGCGCCGCGCTGCCCTCGCTCATCGAGCGTCGCGGCTACGTGCTCATCGTGTCGTCGCTGGCGGCGTTCGCCGCCGCCCCCGGGCTGGCGCCCTACAACGCCAGCAAGGCCGCGGTCGAGCAGTTCGCCAACGCGCTGCGGCTCGAGGTCGCCCACCGCGGGGTCGCCGTCGGCTCGGCGCACATGTCCTGGATCGACACCGCGATGGTGCGCGACACCAGGGCCGACCTGTCCACGTTCGGCGAGATGCTCTCCAAGCTGCCGTTCCCGCTCAACGCGACGACGTCGGTGAGCAAGTGCGGTGCGGCGTTCGTCGCGGGCATCGAGAACCGCAAGCGCCGCGTGTACTGCCCCGGCTGGGTGGGTGCGGTCCGCTGGTTGCGCCCAGTGCTGTCCACCCCGGTGGGAGAGGCGCCGGTGCAGCGCTTCGTCGCCGATCTGCTGCCGAGGATGGACGCCGAGGTCGCCGCCCTCGGGCGCTCGACCAGCCAGCACACCGAGGCCCTCGAACACGCGGGCCCCGGGGACTAA
- the metH gene encoding methionine synthase, whose translation MVIDGAMGTAIQRDRPDEAGYRGERFREWPTALQGNNDLLTLTQPQIIEGIHREYLEAGADILETNTFNANAISLSDYDMAEHSYELNYAGAALARKAADEFSTPDKPRYVAGALGPTTRTASISPDVNDPGARNVSYDQLVAAYLEAANGLVDGGADLLIVETIFDSLNSKAAVFAIETLFEERGRRWPVIISGTITDASGRTLSGQVTEAFWNAIRHAKPLAVGLNCALGAPEMRPYIAEVARIADTFVSCYPNAGLPNAFGEYDESPEAQAGYIREFAEAGLVNLVGGCCGTAPPHIAEIAKAVEGTPPRALPDIPVATRLSGLEPLNIDENSLFVNIGERTNITGSARFRNLIKAEDYDSALSVALQQVEVGAQVIDINMDEGMIDGVAAMDRFTKLIAAEPDISRVPVMIDSSKWEVIEAGLKNVQGKPIVNSISMKEGEEKFVREARLCRKYGAAVVVMAFDEQGQADNLERRKEICGRAYRILTEEVGFPAEDIIFDPNCFALATGIEEHATYGIDFIEACAWIKENLPGVHISGGISNVSFSFRGNNPVREAIHAVFLFHAIKAGLDMGIVNAGALVPYDSIDPELRDRIEDVVLNRREDAAERLLEIAERFNKSEKTEDPQAAEWRSLPVRERITHALVKGIDAHVDADTEELRAEIAAAGGRPIEVIEGPLMDGMNVVGDLFGSGKMFLPQVVKSARVMKKAVAYLLPYIEAEKAEPLPGETAKKDTNGTIIMATVKGDVHDIGKNIVGVVLQCNNFEVIDLGVMVPADKILAAAKEHDADIIGLSGLITPSLDEMVNFAVEMERQGLEIPLLIGGATTSRAHTAVKVSPRRSGPVVWVKDASRSVPVAAALLDDKQRPGLLEATEKDYASLRERHAQKNERKMLTLEKARANRTPIEWDGYTPPVPAQGLGIREFLDYDVAELREYIDWQPFFNAWEMKGRFPDILNNPVSGETARKLYDDAQEMLDTLIKEKWLTANGVIGFFPANAVGDDVEVYTDESRTTVKTTLHNLRQQGEHRDGIPNRSLGDFIAPKETGLADYVGAFAVTAGLGSQAKAAEFKAANDDYNAILLESLADRLAEAFAERMHQRVRKEFWGFQPEEELDNEALINEKYVGIRPAPGYPACPEHTEKATLWELLDVEERTGIQLTESMAMWPGAAVSGWYFSHPQSQYFVVGRMAQDQIADYARRKGWTLQEAERWLAPNLAYNPED comes from the coding sequence ATGGTGATCGACGGTGCCATGGGCACGGCGATCCAGCGCGACCGCCCCGACGAGGCCGGTTACCGCGGCGAGCGGTTCAGGGAGTGGCCGACCGCCCTGCAGGGCAACAACGACCTGCTGACCCTGACGCAGCCGCAGATCATCGAGGGCATCCACCGCGAGTACCTCGAGGCGGGCGCGGACATCCTCGAGACGAACACGTTCAACGCGAACGCGATCTCGCTGTCCGACTACGACATGGCCGAGCACAGCTATGAGCTGAACTACGCAGGCGCCGCCCTGGCCCGCAAGGCCGCCGACGAGTTCAGCACCCCGGACAAGCCCCGCTACGTGGCCGGGGCGCTGGGGCCGACGACGCGGACCGCCTCGATCTCGCCCGACGTCAACGACCCTGGTGCGCGCAACGTCTCCTACGACCAGCTGGTCGCCGCCTACCTCGAGGCCGCCAACGGTCTCGTCGACGGCGGCGCGGACCTCCTCATCGTCGAGACCATCTTCGACTCGCTGAACTCGAAGGCCGCGGTGTTCGCCATCGAGACGCTGTTCGAGGAACGCGGCCGCCGCTGGCCGGTCATCATCTCCGGCACCATCACCGACGCGTCGGGGCGCACGCTGTCCGGGCAGGTCACCGAGGCGTTCTGGAACGCGATCCGGCACGCCAAGCCGCTCGCGGTGGGGCTCAACTGCGCCCTCGGTGCGCCCGAGATGAGGCCCTACATCGCCGAGGTGGCGCGCATCGCCGACACGTTCGTGTCCTGCTACCCGAACGCCGGGCTGCCCAACGCGTTCGGCGAGTACGACGAGTCCCCGGAGGCGCAGGCCGGCTACATCAGGGAGTTCGCCGAGGCCGGCCTGGTCAACCTGGTCGGCGGCTGCTGCGGCACGGCGCCGCCGCACATCGCCGAGATCGCCAAGGCCGTCGAGGGCACGCCGCCGCGCGCGCTCCCCGACATCCCGGTGGCGACCCGGCTGTCGGGCCTGGAGCCGCTCAACATCGACGAGAACTCGCTGTTCGTCAACATCGGCGAGCGCACCAACATCACCGGCTCCGCCCGGTTCCGCAACCTGATCAAGGCCGAGGACTACGACTCGGCCCTGTCGGTCGCCCTGCAGCAGGTCGAGGTCGGTGCGCAGGTCATCGACATCAACATGGACGAGGGCATGATCGACGGCGTCGCCGCGATGGACCGGTTCACCAAGCTGATCGCGGCCGAACCCGACATCAGCCGGGTCCCGGTGATGATCGACTCCTCGAAGTGGGAGGTCATCGAGGCGGGCCTGAAGAACGTGCAGGGCAAGCCGATCGTCAACTCGATCTCCATGAAGGAGGGCGAGGAGAAGTTCGTCCGCGAGGCCCGGCTGTGCCGCAAGTACGGCGCCGCCGTCGTGGTGATGGCCTTCGACGAGCAGGGCCAGGCCGACAACCTGGAGCGCCGCAAGGAGATCTGCGGGCGCGCCTACCGGATCCTCACCGAGGAGGTCGGCTTCCCGGCCGAGGACATCATCTTCGACCCCAACTGCTTCGCGCTGGCGACGGGCATCGAGGAGCACGCCACCTACGGCATCGACTTCATCGAGGCCTGCGCCTGGATCAAGGAGAACCTGCCGGGCGTGCACATCTCCGGCGGCATCTCCAACGTGTCGTTCTCCTTCCGCGGCAACAATCCCGTCCGCGAGGCGATCCACGCGGTGTTCCTGTTCCACGCCATCAAGGCGGGCCTGGACATGGGCATCGTCAACGCCGGTGCGCTGGTGCCGTATGACTCGATCGACCCCGAGCTGCGGGACCGCATCGAAGACGTCGTCCTGAACCGTCGCGAGGACGCCGCCGAGCGCCTGCTGGAGATCGCCGAGCGGTTCAACAAGTCGGAGAAGACCGAGGATCCGCAGGCCGCCGAGTGGCGGTCGCTGCCGGTGCGCGAGCGGATCACCCACGCCCTGGTGAAGGGCATCGACGCGCACGTCGACGCCGACACCGAGGAGCTGCGGGCCGAGATCGCGGCGGCGGGCGGTCGCCCCATCGAGGTCATCGAGGGCCCGCTGATGGACGGCATGAACGTCGTCGGCGACCTCTTCGGCTCGGGCAAGATGTTCCTGCCCCAGGTCGTGAAGTCGGCGCGGGTGATGAAGAAGGCCGTCGCGTATCTGCTGCCCTACATCGAAGCCGAGAAGGCCGAGCCGCTGCCCGGCGAGACGGCGAAGAAGGACACCAACGGCACCATCATCATGGCGACCGTCAAGGGCGACGTGCACGACATCGGCAAGAACATCGTCGGAGTCGTGTTGCAGTGCAACAACTTCGAGGTGATCGACCTCGGGGTGATGGTGCCTGCTGACAAGATCCTGGCCGCGGCCAAGGAGCACGACGCCGACATCATCGGGCTGTCGGGGTTGATCACCCCGTCGCTGGACGAGATGGTCAACTTCGCCGTGGAGATGGAGCGTCAGGGTCTGGAGATCCCGCTGCTGATCGGCGGTGCGACCACCTCGCGGGCGCACACGGCGGTGAAGGTGTCGCCGCGGCGCAGCGGTCCGGTGGTGTGGGTCAAGGACGCGTCGCGTTCGGTTCCGGTCGCGGCCGCCCTGCTCGACGACAAGCAGCGCCCCGGCCTGCTGGAGGCGACCGAGAAGGACTACGCGTCCCTGCGGGAACGGCACGCCCAGAAGAACGAGCGCAAGATGCTCACGCTGGAGAAGGCGCGCGCGAACCGGACGCCGATCGAGTGGGACGGCTACACGCCGCCCGTGCCCGCGCAGGGGCTGGGGATCCGCGAATTCCTCGACTACGACGTCGCCGAGCTGCGCGAGTACATCGACTGGCAGCCGTTCTTCAACGCCTGGGAGATGAAGGGCCGCTTCCCCGACATCCTGAACAACCCGGTGTCGGGGGAGACGGCGCGCAAGCTCTACGACGACGCCCAGGAGATGCTCGACACCCTGATCAAGGAGAAGTGGCTGACCGCCAACGGCGTGATCGGCTTCTTCCCGGCCAACGCGGTCGGGGACGACGTCGAGGTCTACACCGACGAGAGCCGCACCACGGTGAAGACGACGCTGCACAACCTGCGCCAGCAGGGTGAGCATCGCGACGGCATCCCCAACCGCAGCCTCGGCGACTTCATCGCCCCCAAGGAGACCGGTCTGGCGGACTACGTCGGCGCGTTCGCGGTGACCGCGGGGCTCGGCAGCCAGGCCAAGGCCGCGGAGTTCAAGGCCGCCAACGACGACTACAACGCGATCCTGCTGGAGTCACTCGCCGACCGGCTGGCCGAGGCGTTCGCCGAGCGCATGCACCAGCGCGTGCGCAAGGAGTTCTGGGGCTTCCAGCCCGAGGAGGAGCTCGACAACGAGGCGCTCATCAACGAGAAGTACGTCGGCATCCGCCCGGCGCCCGGCTACCCGGCATGCCCCGAGCACACCGAGAAGGCGACGCTCTGGGAATTGCTGGACGTCGAGGAGCGCACCGGCATCCAGCTGACCGAGTCGATGGCGATGTGGCCGGGAGCCGCCGTCAGCGGGTGGTACTTCTCGCATCCGCAGTCGCAGTACTTCGTCGTCGGCCGGATGGCGCAGGACCAGATCGCCGACTACGCCAGGCGCAAGGGCTGGACCCTGCAGGAGGCCGAACGCTGGCTGGCCCCCAACCTCGCCTACAACCCGGAGGACTGA
- a CDS encoding histidine phosphatase family protein: MTVILLRHGRSTSNTAHTLAGRSEGVDLDDKGREQAESVIARIGELPVKAIVRSPLLRCERTVAPLAAALGLEPEVDERLSEVDYGAWTGRKIGDLVKEPLWSVVQQHPSAAVFPEGEGLAQVQARAVAAVREHDRTLSEQHEGDVLWIACTHGDVIKSIVADALGVHLDGFQRITADPASMSVIRYTAVRPFVLHVNHTGPALTAALAAKPEPSGDAVVGGSTD, translated from the coding sequence ATGACCGTCATCCTGCTGCGGCACGGCCGCTCCACGTCCAACACCGCCCACACGCTCGCCGGTCGCTCCGAGGGCGTCGACCTCGACGACAAGGGCCGTGAGCAAGCCGAATCGGTGATCGCCCGGATCGGCGAGCTGCCCGTCAAGGCCATCGTGCGGTCTCCGCTGCTGCGCTGTGAGCGAACGGTTGCCCCGCTCGCCGCGGCCCTCGGGCTGGAGCCCGAGGTGGACGAGCGGCTCTCCGAGGTCGACTACGGCGCCTGGACCGGACGCAAGATCGGCGACCTGGTGAAGGAGCCGCTGTGGTCGGTCGTGCAGCAGCATCCCAGCGCCGCGGTGTTCCCGGAGGGTGAGGGCCTCGCGCAGGTTCAGGCCAGGGCGGTCGCCGCGGTCCGCGAGCACGATCGCACCCTGTCCGAGCAGCACGAAGGCGACGTCCTGTGGATCGCCTGCACGCACGGCGACGTCATCAAGTCCATCGTGGCCGACGCGCTGGGCGTCCACCTGGACGGCTTCCAGCGCATCACCGCCGACCCGGCCTCCATGAGCGTCATCCGCTACACCGCGGTGCGCCCGTTCGTGCTCCACGTGAACCACACGGGGCCCGCGCTCACGGCCGCCCTCGCCGCCAAGCCGGAACCCTCCGGGGACGCGGTGGTCGGCGGCTCCACCGACTGA
- a CDS encoding GNAT family N-acetyltransferase: protein MTDHDRAAARREIADALQKALDRRHEVLDVIVEAEDRAAAVASIGALLDTSALGGEAVMTMAFDQLTKDSRRRIATELDDLNKQLTFTLGERPASSGEGLVLRAFSSDLDRDLFAARTTDVGAKGDGSGAPAGDLDEEIGAALGRVSNEEAVWFVAEEGSHPGAAKVGMVFGELVGGEVNVRIWIHPDYRHRGYGTAALRRCRSEMAAHFPAVPMVVRAPGATPK, encoded by the coding sequence ATGACCGATCATGACCGCGCCGCCGCCCGTCGGGAAATCGCCGACGCCCTCCAGAAGGCACTCGACCGCCGCCACGAGGTCCTCGACGTCATCGTCGAAGCCGAGGACCGCGCCGCCGCCGTCGCCTCGATCGGCGCGCTGCTCGACACGTCGGCCCTCGGGGGCGAGGCGGTGATGACCATGGCGTTCGATCAGCTCACCAAGGACTCGCGCCGCCGCATCGCCACCGAACTGGACGACCTGAACAAGCAGCTCACCTTCACCCTCGGCGAGCGGCCCGCGAGTTCGGGCGAGGGCCTGGTCTTGCGGGCGTTCTCCTCCGACCTCGACCGTGACCTGTTCGCCGCGCGCACGACCGACGTCGGCGCCAAGGGCGACGGATCGGGCGCGCCCGCCGGTGACCTCGACGAGGAGATCGGCGCCGCCCTGGGCCGGGTGTCGAACGAGGAGGCCGTGTGGTTCGTCGCCGAGGAGGGCAGCCACCCCGGTGCGGCCAAGGTGGGCATGGTGTTCGGCGAACTCGTCGGCGGTGAGGTCAACGTCCGGATCTGGATTCATCCCGACTACCGCCACCGCGGCTACGGCACGGCCGCGCTGCGCCGCTGTCGCTCGGAGATGGCCGCGCACTTCCCCGCGGTGCCGATGGTCGTGCGCGCTCCCGGCGCCACGCCCAAGTAG
- a CDS encoding PAC2 family protein encodes MPGRAYAGLVTDLPDLQDTIIVAAFEGWNDAGDAASDALEHLDVMWEAETIVEIDDEAYYDYQVNRPVIRQIDGVTRELVWPSMRISHCRPPGSDRDIVLMHGVEPNMRWRTFCAELLTIAEKLNVDTVVILGALLADTPHTRPVPVSGAAYSPESAKFFGLEETRYEGPTGIAGVFQDACVAAGIPAVTFWAAVPHYVSQPPNPKATVALLRRVEDVLDIEVPLADLPVQAEEWEQAVTEMTTEDEEIAEYVQSLEERGDAEVDMTEALGKIDGDALAAEFERYLRRRGPGYRG; translated from the coding sequence GTGCCGGGCAGGGCTTACGCTGGCCTGGTGACAGACCTGCCCGACCTGCAGGACACCATCATCGTGGCAGCCTTCGAAGGCTGGAACGACGCCGGTGACGCGGCCAGCGATGCGCTCGAACACCTCGACGTGATGTGGGAGGCCGAGACGATCGTGGAGATCGACGACGAGGCCTACTACGACTACCAGGTGAATCGCCCGGTGATCCGCCAGATCGACGGCGTGACCCGCGAGCTGGTGTGGCCGTCGATGCGCATCTCGCACTGCCGTCCCCCCGGCAGCGATCGCGACATCGTGCTGATGCACGGCGTCGAGCCCAACATGCGGTGGCGGACGTTCTGTGCGGAGTTGCTGACCATCGCCGAGAAGCTCAACGTCGACACCGTGGTGATCCTGGGCGCACTGCTCGCCGACACGCCCCACACCCGGCCGGTTCCGGTCTCGGGGGCGGCCTACTCCCCCGAGTCGGCCAAGTTCTTCGGCCTGGAGGAGACGCGCTACGAGGGCCCGACCGGCATCGCCGGGGTGTTCCAGGACGCCTGCGTGGCGGCGGGCATCCCCGCGGTGACGTTCTGGGCGGCCGTTCCGCACTACGTGTCGCAGCCACCCAATCCCAAGGCGACGGTGGCGTTGCTGCGCAGGGTCGAGGACGTGCTGGACATCGAGGTGCCCCTCGCCGATCTGCCGGTCCAGGCCGAGGAGTGGGAACAGGCCGTCACCGAGATGACGACCGAAGACGAGGAGATCGCCGAGTACGTGCAGTCCCTCGAGGAGCGCGGCGACGCCGAGGTCGACATGACCGAGGCGCTCGGCAAGATCGACGGCGACGCGCTGGCCGCGGAGTTCGAGCGCTATCTGCGCCGGCGCGGGCCCGGCTACCGGGGTTAG
- a CDS encoding 3'(2'),5'-bisphosphate nucleotidase CysQ encodes MSTGDAALAAAVAAEAGELLVALRAELGFGDYYDLGDAGDRLANALILDRLREHRPGDAVLSEEAADDLSRLDADRVWIVDPVDGTNEFSTRGRTDWAVHVALWQRADGDDAGRITDAAVGLPAVGAVYRTDTVTAPPPRRPGPIRIATSRNRPPTVLWWLRDMLDVELVGIGSAGAKAMAVVRGDVDAYVHAGGQYEWDSAAPAGVVQAAGLHASRLDGSPLRYNRPDPYLPDFVMCRPELATTLLDAIRSIY; translated from the coding sequence ATTAGCACGGGCGACGCGGCGCTCGCCGCCGCCGTGGCCGCCGAGGCAGGCGAGTTGCTGGTGGCGCTGCGCGCCGAGCTCGGCTTCGGTGACTACTACGACCTCGGCGATGCCGGCGACCGCCTGGCCAACGCCTTGATCCTGGACCGGCTGCGCGAGCACCGGCCCGGTGACGCCGTGCTCTCGGAGGAGGCGGCCGACGACCTGAGCCGGCTCGACGCCGACCGGGTCTGGATCGTCGACCCCGTCGACGGGACCAACGAGTTCTCGACGCGCGGCCGCACGGACTGGGCGGTGCACGTCGCGCTGTGGCAGCGCGCCGACGGCGACGACGCGGGCCGCATCACCGACGCGGCGGTCGGGCTGCCCGCCGTCGGCGCGGTGTACCGCACCGACACGGTCACCGCCCCGCCGCCGCGCCGCCCGGGCCCGATCCGGATCGCGACGAGTCGCAACCGGCCGCCGACGGTGCTCTGGTGGCTGCGCGACATGCTCGACGTCGAGCTCGTCGGGATCGGATCGGCGGGCGCCAAGGCCATGGCCGTCGTGCGCGGCGACGTCGACGCCTACGTCCACGCGGGTGGACAGTACGAGTGGGACTCGGCGGCGCCGGCGGGAGTCGTGCAGGCGGCCGGTCTGCACGCCTCGCGCCTGGACGGGTCACCGCTGCGCTACAACCGTCCCGACCCGTACCTTCCCGACTTCGTGATGTGCAGGCCGGAGCTGGCGACCACCCTGCTCGACGCGATCCGATCGATCTACTGA
- the mshC gene encoding cysteine--1-D-myo-inosityl 2-amino-2-deoxy-alpha-D-glucopyranoside ligase, whose amino-acid sequence MQSWGAPTVPELPGRGPALRLFDTADRQVRPVSPGDTATMYVCGITPYDATHLGHAATYLTFDLVYRLWLDSGLRVKYVQNVTDVDDPLFERAARDGIDWRDLGAREVQLFREDMAALRVLPPHDYVAATDAIDEVVQLVEKLLASGAAYVVEDAQYPDVYFHADATMQFGYESGYDRDTMLRLFGERGGDPDRAGKDDELDALLWRAERPGEPSWPSPFGPGRPGWHVECAAIALDRIGTDLDIQGGGSDLIFPHHEFSAAHAESATGERRFARHYVHAGMIGWDGHKMSKSRGNLVLVSRLRADGVEPAAIRLGLLAGHYRADRSWSDAVLAEAQQRLLRWREATALPAGPDADDVVARVRRYLADDLDTPKALAALDGWATDALEYGGRVDGAPATVAAAVDALLGVQLHLG is encoded by the coding sequence ATGCAATCGTGGGGTGCGCCGACCGTTCCCGAGCTGCCCGGCCGGGGACCTGCGCTGCGTCTCTTCGACACCGCCGACCGCCAGGTGCGCCCGGTGTCGCCGGGGGACACGGCCACGATGTACGTCTGCGGCATCACCCCGTACGACGCGACGCACCTCGGCCATGCGGCCACCTACCTCACCTTCGACCTGGTCTACCGCCTGTGGCTCGACAGCGGTCTGCGGGTGAAGTACGTGCAGAACGTCACCGACGTCGACGACCCGCTCTTCGAACGCGCCGCCCGCGACGGCATCGACTGGCGTGACCTCGGCGCGAGGGAGGTGCAGCTGTTCCGCGAGGACATGGCGGCGCTGCGGGTGCTCCCGCCCCATGACTACGTCGCGGCCACCGACGCCATCGACGAGGTGGTGCAGCTCGTCGAGAAGCTGCTGGCGTCGGGCGCGGCGTACGTCGTGGAGGACGCGCAGTACCCGGACGTGTACTTCCACGCCGACGCCACCATGCAGTTCGGCTACGAGTCGGGCTATGACCGCGACACCATGCTGCGGCTGTTCGGCGAACGCGGCGGCGACCCCGACCGCGCCGGCAAGGACGACGAGCTGGACGCGCTGCTGTGGCGCGCGGAGCGGCCCGGCGAGCCGAGCTGGCCGTCCCCGTTCGGTCCCGGTCGACCCGGCTGGCACGTCGAGTGCGCAGCCATCGCCCTGGATCGCATCGGCACCGATCTCGACATCCAGGGCGGGGGCAGCGACCTGATCTTCCCGCACCACGAGTTCTCCGCCGCCCACGCCGAATCCGCCACCGGGGAGCGACGTTTCGCGCGGCACTACGTGCACGCCGGAATGATCGGCTGGGATGGCCACAAGATGAGCAAGAGCCGCGGCAACCTGGTGCTGGTGTCGCGGCTGCGCGCCGACGGCGTCGAGCCGGCCGCCATCCGGCTCGGTCTGCTGGCCGGGCACTACCGCGCGGACCGGTCGTGGAGCGACGCGGTCCTCGCCGAGGCCCAGCAGCGGTTGCTGCGGTGGCGCGAAGCGACGGCACTGCCGGCCGGGCCCGACGCCGACGACGTGGTGGCCCGCGTGCGCCGCTACCTCGCCGACGACCTCGACACCCCGAAAGCGCTTGCCGCACTTGATGGTTGGGCAACCGACGCCCTGGAGTACGGCGGTCGGGTGGACGGCGCCCCCGCCACCGTGGCCGCCGCCGTCGACGCCCTGCTGGGGGTCCAGCTCCACCTGGGGTAG
- a CDS encoding DUF3090 domain-containing protein yields the protein MTRSIHVFRSPDRFVAGTVGQPGDRTFYLQAVHDDRVVSVILEKQQVAVLAERIDALLLEINRRFGTPVPPETGQIEDLSPLVTPVDAEFRVGTMGLGWDSEAQTIVVELLAVSDTEFDASVVLDDAEDGPDAVRVFLSPESAREFAARSNRVISAGRPPCPLCDEPLDPAGHICVRTNGYRRGALAESDDDADT from the coding sequence ATGACCCGCTCGATTCACGTCTTCCGCTCTCCCGACCGCTTCGTGGCCGGGACCGTCGGGCAGCCGGGCGACCGCACGTTCTATCTGCAGGCCGTTCACGACGACCGGGTGGTGTCGGTGATCCTCGAGAAGCAACAGGTGGCGGTGCTCGCCGAGCGCATCGACGCGCTGCTGCTGGAGATCAACCGCCGCTTCGGCACCCCGGTGCCACCGGAGACCGGGCAGATCGAGGACCTCAGCCCGCTGGTCACCCCCGTCGACGCCGAATTCCGCGTCGGCACGATGGGTCTGGGCTGGGACTCCGAGGCGCAGACGATCGTCGTCGAGCTGCTTGCGGTGTCGGACACGGAGTTCGACGCGTCGGTCGTGCTGGACGACGCCGAGGACGGCCCCGACGCCGTCCGCGTCTTCCTCAGCCCGGAGTCCGCGCGCGAGTTCGCCGCCCGCTCGAACCGGGTCATCTCCGCGGGCCGCCCGCCCTGTCCGCTCTGCGACGAGCCGCTGGACCCCGCGGGCCACATCTGCGTGCGCACCAACGGATATCGCCGAGGAGCCCTTGCGGAATCCGACGATGACGCCGACACCTGA